Proteins co-encoded in one Spirosoma endbachense genomic window:
- a CDS encoding M50 family metallopeptidase codes for MIALETDSFRIEEMERSDSNRQFLLTVSGRPYKVGEFVYLILDGVSRKLTYQQISETLNARQSETHFGADDVARLVEDKLRPMGVFDAPQAETSQASNPALGNIYARYTLLRFNQYAWLLRIIQYVFSPVFFGITFVVALAANTYLMRELLALDHYVQNHNAATLATGDCDRGLWHMLVFYPVVLGILLIHELGHAAAGYRFGIKPKEIGAGLYLIFPVLYTDVTEVWRLGKLKRTIVNLGGIYFQLLINLILIGYLVSHFGDFGQINTTRYLIQLNVATIIINAIPFLKFDGYWIYSDLFSLPNLRRQSVLYVRNLAGKVLPSLRKPARANDPEVDLKNPFLLVYSLGRLWFLAYFFVFAFKTFFEVVLHYPQTTYQFFMDFSVCSAEPFLKSSLTVGLFAYFSLGYARQSRQAIRTAIRSRFAH; via the coding sequence ATGATCGCCTTAGAAACCGACTCGTTCCGAATAGAAGAGATGGAGCGCTCGGACTCCAACCGACAGTTTTTGCTGACCGTAAGTGGGCGGCCTTATAAAGTCGGGGAATTTGTGTACCTCATTTTGGATGGTGTCAGCCGGAAGCTTACCTATCAGCAAATCAGCGAAACACTCAACGCCCGCCAGAGCGAAACGCATTTCGGGGCCGACGATGTGGCCCGGCTGGTAGAGGATAAACTCCGGCCAATGGGCGTTTTCGACGCTCCTCAGGCAGAAACAAGCCAGGCCAGCAATCCGGCCCTCGGCAATATATATGCCCGGTATACACTGCTTCGGTTTAACCAGTATGCCTGGTTGCTTCGTATCATTCAGTACGTTTTTTCGCCCGTATTCTTTGGCATTACCTTCGTGGTGGCGCTGGCCGCTAATACGTACCTGATGCGTGAATTGCTGGCCCTCGATCATTATGTGCAAAATCACAACGCGGCTACCCTGGCCACGGGTGATTGCGACCGGGGGCTGTGGCATATGCTCGTTTTTTATCCCGTCGTACTTGGTATTCTATTAATTCACGAACTGGGCCATGCCGCTGCGGGCTACCGGTTCGGTATCAAACCTAAAGAAATTGGAGCGGGCTTATACCTGATTTTTCCGGTACTCTATACCGATGTTACGGAGGTCTGGCGGCTCGGGAAACTCAAACGAACCATCGTTAACCTGGGGGGTATTTATTTTCAGCTTCTCATCAACCTGATCCTGATCGGGTATCTGGTCAGTCACTTCGGCGATTTCGGCCAGATCAATACAACCCGCTATCTTATTCAGCTCAATGTGGCGACGATCATTATCAACGCCATTCCATTCCTCAAATTCGACGGGTACTGGATCTACAGCGACCTGTTCTCGCTGCCTAATCTGCGTCGTCAGTCAGTCCTGTATGTTCGTAATCTGGCGGGTAAAGTGCTTCCGTCACTTCGGAAACCGGCCAGGGCGAACGATCCGGAAGTAGACCTGAAAAATCCGTTTCTGCTGGTATATAGCCTGGGGCGGTTGTGGTTTCTGGCCTATTTTTTCGTGTTCGCTTTCAAAACATTCTTTGAGGTCGTGCTGCATTATCCACAGACCACCTATCAATTCTTCATGGATTTCTCGGTCTGCTCGGCTGAGCCGTTTCTGAAATCGTCACTAACGGTCGGGTTGTTTGCTTACTTCTCGCTGGGGTATGCCCGCCAGAGCCGACAAGCTATCCGAACGGCTATCCGTAGTCGATTCGCTCACTAA
- a CDS encoding acyl carrier protein — translation MSALANIQGRIREIVIDVLQADGELVELTNETPFFGTEDHPGVIQDSLAILEIASRLAEEFGLMPSDLGEEAFQNLDTLSEQVARKVQENALAVV, via the coding sequence ATGTCAGCTTTAGCAAACATCCAGGGCCGTATCCGTGAAATCGTAATCGATGTATTACAAGCCGATGGTGAGCTTGTCGAACTAACCAACGAAACCCCTTTCTTCGGCACTGAAGATCATCCGGGCGTTATTCAGGACTCACTGGCTATTCTGGAGATTGCCTCCCGCCTGGCCGAAGAATTTGGCCTGATGCCTTCTGATTTAGGTGAAGAAGCTTTCCAAAACCTGGATACGCTGAGTGAGCAGGTTGCTCGCAAAGTTCAGGAGAATGCACTGGCCGTCGTCTAG